Proteins encoded in a region of the Lathamus discolor isolate bLatDis1 chromosome Z, bLatDis1.hap1, whole genome shotgun sequence genome:
- the NDRG4 gene encoding protein NDRG4 isoform X2 codes for MLEGLLLQEMTMAGLHELRFTEEKPLLRSQDTELDNPDVFLSAEDTDWKEHDIETPYGLLHVVIRGSPKGNRPAVLTYHDVGLNHKLCFNTFFNYEDMQEITKHFVVCHVDAPGQQTGASQFPQGYQYPSMDQLAAMLPSVVQHFGFKYVIGIGVGAGAYVLAKFALIFPDLVEGLVLMNIDPNGKGWIDWAAAKLSGLTSTLPDTVLSHLFSQEELMNNTELVQSYRQQIGSVVNQFNLQLFLNMYNSRRDLDINRPGTVPNAKTLRCPVMLVVGDNAPAEEGVVECNSKLDPTNTTFLKMADSGGLPQVTQPGKLTEAFKYFLQGMGYMPSASMTRLARSRTASLTSASSVDGTRPRVCTHSESTEAMGQINHTMEVSC; via the exons ATGCTGGAAG ggctgctgctgcaggagatgaCCATGGCAGGGCTGCATGAGCTGCGCTTCACTGAGGAGAAGCCACTGCTGCGGAGCCAGGACACAGAGCTG GACAACCCGGATGTCTTCCTCTCTGCAGAGGACACGGACTGGAAG GAGCATGACATTGAGACCCCCTATGGGCTGCTGCACGTGGTCATCCGGGGCTCTCCCAAGGGGAATCGCCCAGCTGTCCTGACATACCACGACGTGGGCCTCAACC ACAAGCTTTGCTTCAACACCTTCTTCAACTATGAGGACATGCAGGAGATCACAAAGCACTTTGTGGTGTGCCACGTGGACGCGCCAGGCCAGCAGACAGGAGCCTCGCAGTTCCCTCAGGG GTACCAGTACCCATCCATGGACCAGCTGGCTGCCATGCTCCCCAGTGTGGTGCAGCATTTTGG GTTCAAGTACGTGATTgggatcggtgttggggcaGGAGCCTACGTGCTGGCCAAGTTTGCG CTCATCTTCCCTGACCTGGTTGAAGGACTGGTCCTCATGAACATTGATCCCAACGGCAAAGGCTGGATTGACTGGGCAGCTGCCAAG CTCTCTGGCCTCACCAGCACGCTGCCAGACACTGTTCTGTCACACCTCTTCAGCCAG GAAGAGCTGATGAACAACACGGAGCTGGTCCAGAGCTACCGGCAGCAGATTGGCAGCGTGGTGAACCAGTTCAACCTCCAGCTCTTCCTCAACATGTACAACAG ccGCAGGGATCTGGACATCAACCGGCCTGGGACTGTGCCCAACGCCAAGACGCTGCG CTGCCCTGTGATGCTGGTGGTCGGAGACAACGCACCTGCTGAAGAAGGGGTG GTGGAGTGTAACTCCAAGCTGGATCCCACCAACACCACCTTCCTGAAG ATGGCTGACTCTGGTGGGCTGCCCCAGGTCACACAG cccGGCAAGCTGACCGAGGCCTTCAAGTACTTCCTCCAGGGCATGGGCTACA TGCCATCCGCCAGCATGACCCGGCTGGCGCGTTCCCGCACGGCCTCCCTCACCAGCGCCAGCTCAGTGGATGGCACCCGTCCGCGTGTCTGCACCCACTCGGAGAGCACCGAGGCCATGGGGCAGATCAACCACACCATGGAGGTATCCTGCTGA
- the NDRG4 gene encoding protein NDRG4 isoform X1, with translation MKVLRHKIELLTGLLLQEMTMAGLHELRFTEEKPLLRSQDTELDNPDVFLSAEDTDWKEHDIETPYGLLHVVIRGSPKGNRPAVLTYHDVGLNHKLCFNTFFNYEDMQEITKHFVVCHVDAPGQQTGASQFPQGYQYPSMDQLAAMLPSVVQHFGFKYVIGIGVGAGAYVLAKFALIFPDLVEGLVLMNIDPNGKGWIDWAAAKLSGLTSTLPDTVLSHLFSQEELMNNTELVQSYRQQIGSVVNQFNLQLFLNMYNSRRDLDINRPGTVPNAKTLRCPVMLVVGDNAPAEEGVVECNSKLDPTNTTFLKMADSGGLPQVTQPGKLTEAFKYFLQGMGYMPSASMTRLARSRTASLTSASSVDGTRPRVCTHSESTEAMGQINHTMEVSC, from the exons ATGAAGGTTCTCCGGCACAAGATCGAGCTGTTGACAG ggctgctgctgcaggagatgaCCATGGCAGGGCTGCATGAGCTGCGCTTCACTGAGGAGAAGCCACTGCTGCGGAGCCAGGACACAGAGCTG GACAACCCGGATGTCTTCCTCTCTGCAGAGGACACGGACTGGAAG GAGCATGACATTGAGACCCCCTATGGGCTGCTGCACGTGGTCATCCGGGGCTCTCCCAAGGGGAATCGCCCAGCTGTCCTGACATACCACGACGTGGGCCTCAACC ACAAGCTTTGCTTCAACACCTTCTTCAACTATGAGGACATGCAGGAGATCACAAAGCACTTTGTGGTGTGCCACGTGGACGCGCCAGGCCAGCAGACAGGAGCCTCGCAGTTCCCTCAGGG GTACCAGTACCCATCCATGGACCAGCTGGCTGCCATGCTCCCCAGTGTGGTGCAGCATTTTGG GTTCAAGTACGTGATTgggatcggtgttggggcaGGAGCCTACGTGCTGGCCAAGTTTGCG CTCATCTTCCCTGACCTGGTTGAAGGACTGGTCCTCATGAACATTGATCCCAACGGCAAAGGCTGGATTGACTGGGCAGCTGCCAAG CTCTCTGGCCTCACCAGCACGCTGCCAGACACTGTTCTGTCACACCTCTTCAGCCAG GAAGAGCTGATGAACAACACGGAGCTGGTCCAGAGCTACCGGCAGCAGATTGGCAGCGTGGTGAACCAGTTCAACCTCCAGCTCTTCCTCAACATGTACAACAG ccGCAGGGATCTGGACATCAACCGGCCTGGGACTGTGCCCAACGCCAAGACGCTGCG CTGCCCTGTGATGCTGGTGGTCGGAGACAACGCACCTGCTGAAGAAGGGGTG GTGGAGTGTAACTCCAAGCTGGATCCCACCAACACCACCTTCCTGAAG ATGGCTGACTCTGGTGGGCTGCCCCAGGTCACACAG cccGGCAAGCTGACCGAGGCCTTCAAGTACTTCCTCCAGGGCATGGGCTACA TGCCATCCGCCAGCATGACCCGGCTGGCGCGTTCCCGCACGGCCTCCCTCACCAGCGCCAGCTCAGTGGATGGCACCCGTCCGCGTGTCTGCACCCACTCGGAGAGCACCGAGGCCATGGGGCAGATCAACCACACCATGGAGGTATCCTGCTGA